CATGTTGTTCCCAATACCCCATCTTCGAATGAGTTCCTTCTCTGCTGGACTCCGTTCCTGTCAAAATGGGATATATATTCATATACTTGCTtctaaaacattaaattttctatttattactTGTTACAGTAAGTACAGGATAACAGGAAATTGCCCTATAGGAATTCTCTGTGTTTGACCTATggctaatttaatttttttttatgtataagagTCGAAGATCGTATCAAATCATTTCCAATAATTTAGACACATTACTTAACCAGTTGAGTTCTCCTTGAttagtgtaatttattttaggcAACTACTGGGAAAGTGAGAGATATTATGTCATGTATATATAGTCAATGCAAGTAGTCAAATTCCTACCTTCTTCAACGATGGCATTGGAATTACATTAGCGTATTGACTAATTGACCTATATAAAGATTTAAGATTATAATattaagttttttctttaactcatttgttcatcaaacaaaaataattatgattaatttagagttcaaaaaaattttaaaaaaaaatatttccatgATTTATTAACGTATCTTGTAATCATCCACAAATAATAATTTCcaattacttaatttattaacGTATCTTGTTATCATCCAAATAATAATTCGAATTATTATTCTAAATCAATGCCATGATTTACTTCAGACGTTGGCAAGCAAGCAAAGATTTAAAGGCTTCTCAATCAATCGATAGGTTTGTTATATTAcatcaatattaattaaaaagtaaaggtggaaaaagaaaatcagTGTGATAATCCATCCATCCCCATCTCCAGCGGAGAACAGCCATGCATAAATAAAGTAAATGGGcccacaatataaattattggcATGGCTAAGGCTAACCAATAACAGAAAATCAAACTAATAATCACAGACTATTTCATCTTCttgcacttttttcttttatttcagcAAGCAATTGAATCCGACATTATTTACATTGTTATTTGCCCCATGTAGAAAGCCAAACTGCAATGCTGACCAACCACTCATACGGAATAATAACTTTTGATAATGTTTTCCATCTCCTCCATACATACCATTCCCTTCCCAATCTAATACAATCACCAAATTCCATGTCCCGTAATAATCACGTATGTTTGCCCTTTCGGTGGAATAATgttaaaaggtaattaaaacataaaataatcgTTTTCTATCAAATGATGAATTGTTTTTTGGTGCACAATGTGATTAAGTTATTCTAAGAATAATAATAGATAGAGTTATTTTGTTGAACTTTTgtacatatattaaattttaataatttaattattgaatattttgataatatctTAAGAATTATATTATACGTATcgaattttaaatattgaaattaagtaattttataGCTGATAcaaatttatacttttgaaaaatatattatatgttaatATTAAGTTTATACGTTTATTTAATaaagtatatattaaataattttaaatttgcatAAATAACTATAATATAAATAGACTTGATTTAGtaattaataagaatttttaatttaacacttagattattgaaatttaatatatgaCAGAAATAAATTCCGCGTATAAATTTATAGatttaatatatttgataagaatttttaatttaacgaatatattattcaaatttaatacataatgaaaataaattttgtgtgtATCTAAAACTATTCATTTTGATAACTCATTACATGTAGTAAATTATTAATCTaaccttaaattaaaattaatcatcaagttgataattttgataaaattttaaaaatattcaatagttgattaaattaattcaatttaacatataatataatctttacaaatataaataaattttaatcataacaTTATATATAGAGGAGGGCTAAGAAAATGTATTCTAACACACTCTTTTctactattaaaatttatttcaaattaaaaaatcgaTCATGAGaaagatttattaaataaagtgtGAGGGTTGGGATAcacaaaaatttacaaattctaataaatttcatCTAATAATAAAGTATACTGACAACAAATTGTCAACAAGTTTAtctatatacaaaaataattattttgaattagagTACTTGAATGAGTCATTCTTCAATAATAGCATCTTTAGCtgctttttctttgaaaagaatatttttaggatttttttaatcGCTAATCTTTTTGAacctatcatttttaatatcttaaaatattttttctttagtaCATCAAGTCATCAAcatctttaattttaacttgaattttaatatttttaaaaaattatgaatagcTAAAAATAACATGTTATCAATATAACGTATAgtatttatcataaatctaataataatttatatagtattttaaaaatattaatttattataaattttagttatataaaataaatatttgttcgaTGTAATACAGAGGTTAACATACTTATTTATATAGTATTTGAGATCTGGATGGATGTCCGTAGAATTGGAGGGTTGACCGATGCCCCCCAGTAGGGGTAGGATTAGATGTGGACATTTGAGAGTTGCAGGTCATGTGACTCAACAAACATCCAAAAACGTGCAACATCACATGCACTCACACATCTGATACTCATCTCAAGCAATTAACCCATGCATAATTTCATTTGATGCTtagaaattaattgaaaatgtaaagTAAGTACCAGGAGAGGAGAAATGGCTGGTCCAAGCTGTTGAAGACATTGATGATGAGGTTGTCGTTGGTAACAGAATGAATGTCTGGACCTGGGAATTGACCGTTGATAAGTATTCcctgtgtgagagagagagcaaGGTTATTTTATGAATGAATCAGATCCAGCAAAGATGAAACAAGCTAGGTAGGAAGAGAGAAAGACCTGTTGGCGAACACCAAGTGGATAAATGTCTCCGTATGTAACATTCCAGGTGAAGAACCTATATGGATCTTCAGCCACCACAGCGATGCCAAAGACAGAAATACACAACACAGCCAAAGCCGCTATGTTGAGCGtcattgagagagagagagagagagattgatTATAGAAATGAACTGAATTGAAATGTACAAATGGATGGATGGATACAAATactcaatttaatttaagtgtGGAGAAGGCTACTGTCAATATAGCCGTAAAGGGTTAAATCAAATTAGAGGGAAAGTTGGTAGGCCATGATAATATAATACTCTTTCTTATTTTCTGGACAGTCGACTATCCACAccaattaaaattcatatatatacatattattaataatcAACAAGTATAGAAGAATTTtcacatgaaaaataaattattcaatttttttaaaaaaaatagttaattttaattacgattttatttaaataattgattaaaaatataaaatacttcgAATAATGCCCTTGTCTacagtaattttattttattttattttttgcgaATGAAATGGGTGTCGGTGGCGGGGGCCACTCCTCGGATGTCTCCCAGTCCCAACCCACATGGCCTCGTGATTGTGCTTACAACTGTGCCTCCTAATTGGTTTTGTTTTCGCGTCTAAAAAAGACAGTGCACATGTGACGAATTTATACGCCTAGTATTCTCAATTGTTTTCTATTCGGATCATATGCATTCACACACCCACGCATTTTCCAACTTTGAATAATCTCTTCAAGTTTTACTCTTCTCTctgtaaaattttcaattacaaaaaagaaaaggaagaaaaaaacatgtAGCTAAATAAATGCACGACTAAAAGCTTCCTTTCATCAACCAAGAAGCTAGTACGTAGTACATAGTCATATACCTAGCTATTTTAAAGGTATATTTATTTAGATTTTCCTTAGGCGGGAAGGAATTAAAAATGCATACTCTTCAAAGTCAAAGATACATACTTATTTACCGACTATTGTTCTTGGCATCTTCTTCTAGCAACCTAATGTGTTGCCAGTTGTTCCACTAACTTAAATTACTAGCCAGTGGTTAGCTAGCCATTTTCCTTCCTCTTTCTGGTTGTAATTACAGGGATGTTTATAGAGTAGAAACAATATAATAGAGAAATAAGATATACgtgagaaatgaaaaaaattgtgggacctgaatctttttattttttcggtGATATATATACACAATTGCAGCTAGAATTCACACGTTTCATGGCAGTTCATTTTCTGATAAGTAAAAATGGCTTTTAATTCATTGGCATATTCGATTTTGAATTTTCACCCATTACAATCGATGGTTTGTTGCAAAGATCAGTTAACAGTGatctttttcttctatttttctctttcttatttctttatttctcttatttctaCTCTATTTTTACACGCGGGTAACTAATAACAATGACTCTTCACGGACattaaaaagaagaatatatatatataaaatgtgtGATTACTTCTTATCTTTTCTCCCGTACAGTTGTGTGCGTGTGTTAAAGTTTTGAATGCACATGTCTGGTTTGTGTGAGCCAAGTAATACAAGAAGAGGCATCGAGCACAAAAGGCTAACTGAGGGTGAATCACATTTGCAATGCCATAGTTGGCATGTGAACCTTCACCCAAATGTACCTTATTTTCCAGTACATGACCTACTCAGAAAAGTACTGATTGAGATATAGATAATTCCTAATAATATGCGCCTCTTCTTGTATTACTTGGCTCACACAAACCAGACATGTGCATTCAAAACTTGTACTTACTACATACTACTCACCAAAAAAGGAATTgtcacttttatatatatatatatatagtcagaCTCAAGTAAGAACACTATATCGATCTTTTGTGCATATAAAGTTTTTTGgactcaaataaatataaataaattttaattatttttattttatttaataatatcatcttAAAAATATCCTCCAattaattgagattttattactaacaaattatttttattattaaatttaaataaaggacagtttataaaaaaattcttaaatgtaattaataaaattaaattatatcaactaactttcttaattaCTACATTTAATATCCTACATTTACAATTTTGAGctactttttataatttatattttttttagcggAGGGTTAACAATATGGttgaaactttttaaaaatcatcatcCTGCATATCTTTCTGGATGGAATTGATTAACAATTTTGGGTAGATTTatgctaaataaaaaaaatccttaaataatattgaataccCAACATTCCCATAACAAATATTAACAGATTGTAATCCACCTAAATGTACCATTCTACGAACTCAAATATCACATTTAATAATTACAACAAATGATAACACTCACACAAAgatatttttctctaaaaaaaagtgattttgttttattatttatcttctCACACACTTTTTGCATATGTATCTTCTCTTCTATATTTAGAGTAAAGATTGTCATCaagtataataaatatgttctattgactctcataaaaaaaaaagttcatatctATGAACTTAGAATCAATGATAGAATGAGAGGAGGAAAGATTTGTGTACCGTATATGTTGTTCTTCCGATGAGAACAATGAGGAGGAGGAAATGGAGGAAGGAATTGAAGTATTCGGTAAACTAatacaatgtttattttggataatttctATTGTGATAGACAAATCATGATTAATAATCAATATCAtcgttattattatgtttgttttaaatgaccttttatattaaattttaattactttatggTAAGAATCACAAACtttcaatcataaatttaaatattacaaaatatgcatgataaaaaaatgttagaataagaaaatttgaaatagaaaatgataaaagccaatatatacaaaaacaactttcaatacatttatttaaataagattaatctagtaaaatataatcttttactttgtatttaaatcatttaaatcttagtgataaaaaaaattcaatttccacgatgcattttatcttttaacttAAAACTCTACTAATATACAATATCcaccaaaattaatatttttttaattaatttcaatcaaTTTCGAGATAATATCAAAATGAGATTGTCACATAGTGTGGCTATCACGCCTCATTGATTTTAGAGCTATATTCTGCTACAATTTTTTCCTGGAGGCTTCTACTTTCTCTGGGTTACAgttcgtaaaaaaaaatcttcctaTAATCTTTTATGTTATCGAATGAAAagtaaatacatttaaaaattaaatttatcacaGGAGGTATTATGAGAATTTTTAGGAGGATGGAATAGaaggatttaatttttttaaagactaaattaagttaatgatttttttaaagaatcgaACTAAGTATTTATTGAAATGGctaaatgaattgattttatattttataatttaataaataaaatcatataaaaattatttatattttaaaactagtGTGCCATTGCTTTAAATTTAAGCAAATAATAGACGTACGTAACAAGCAATGAACCAAAGAAGCATTAGAAACTAGAAAGACAGCTTTCCCACTACCAAAGAAACAAGATTAAATAGCGCTCCAAACCTTCAAAGCCTAATGTACACTACGCATTGTGCAAAGCGCTTTTTCTATTAGTTTGTTTGCTGGATAGGAGGAACATTCCATTTCAATCCAACGCAATTTGGGAGCATATTACGCTCTAATGTGTTGGGTTGGGTCCATTTTCAACTGATGCACATGGAAAAAAGTCAATGAAGTCATGTGAGTATCTATCACTAATTCATCATCCCACTTCCCAGGCTTCACGCTTTTGCTCAGTCTAGATTCTGTCAAATCACACGCATAAAATTGGCTCCTCGTTAGTTGGCATTTTGAGTGATTTGTTAGATATGATACAATAATTAGTTTTAAGttgttataatttaaatttaaattatacataattttgaatttattatttttatgaattaaatatatatatatatatatattaataattagataggtttaattgtaaaaagtgttttttttattttttttctattttactaAATCAGtctccttattttttaattcattatctgagttttcaaagaaaaaattaaaagcttaGAACCTGATTATCACATGTTTCaatataattaatcatttaagaaatatttatatgtttaaaaaatattaactaaaatgatttattatttatgttatttctaATTTATCCTCATCAGgtagtaaattttaaaaaataagaagatttcgatagtaaattataaaataggaGAACTCTTTACAATTAAGCCAATTAGATATgaataaaattctaattattctattttttatagaaCCAAAAGTTTAACAGTCAAATTGATGTGATCCTCCTTATATAACAACCAAAAAGTTCTGACTTCAAGAGGATAAATTATTTGGTAATTGACAGAagttaaataaagaagaagaaaaaatagtcaaaattaTTTTGACCATAAACAActaactttaaatttttaactttaaaagtttatatttctatgtaatacttccttttgcattaatttatttttcgactAAAATACTCTTttgtattggaaaaaaaattgtattgaaaAATTAGAAGAGATACAAATTTACATTTAAAACAGATTgttaataactaaattaaccaccttataaATCTTAATGAATTAGGAAAATGTTAACACACAATCCTCGCTGCGAGAACAGTGTAAACCCTTTGCACAATAATCTAGGGTGCTGTATTTCCTTTACCAATCTACTGTTTGAAAATGTATTGAACAGGTGAAAACAAACACACTGGTTGACTTGCATATAATGGAAACGCTAGATGTACAAGACTATTTTGATAGAAGCCTTCACTGTCCAAATTAAGCCCAAACGAGGGTATAATCAGAAaggacataaaaatatataacaatggAAGGCCATTAAACGCCTAAATGCTACATTTGAAACAACCGTCTGGCATGTGGTGTATGTTAATTTTCTCACATGATCTGGAAGTCCGTCAAAATGATCCAGACCAATTAATGATCAATTAATTATTCAGGGCACAACACGCCAAAACCCATTCTCTAGAAGGACTTTCAGGAAGGTCAAGAGTTGCGAGACAATAGAAGCAATGAAGCATATGTATTCATACAAGCTAAAATTAGACATTGTTCGTCTCAGAATGTTCCTTGAGCAGCTTACTTACATCACATCGCAACATATCTACATATTCCTGCACAGCCAAGAAAGTCAATTTTTTATGAGACTGAGCACAAATCATCAAGAAAAAAGCTAAGTGGTTTGCATTTAAAGGCAGTGCAACAAACAACTTTCAGCTCGCAAAGGACAAATAACATTAAAACGACTTACCCTGGCAAGACTCTCATTGCTGCACAACTCATCCAGAAGATCATTAGAAGTGCTTCCACTGCCAGATAGCTGGACAGCATTTTCAGCTACAGCACGGAAAATATCAGTAGAAGGACCCAGGTGCTCAATCCTCTCAGCCAGTGGTTGAAGGTCAAGCTGGAGAAGACAAGGAAAAAGTCACATTAGGACTACTGTTATAGCATTTCagcttagaaaataaaatattaatattgctGAGGTATTCCCCAAGAAAAAAGAGCACACAAGTGTTTATTCTAAGAAGCAATCTATGTTCACTTACAGAAAGTTAGCTAGATCttactaatgtttttcataGTCAAAAATATGTTGAACTACCATCATTCAGACAAGCGAGTCTCACTATAACAAAAAGTCAACTAATAAGTAATGCTTTGAGCACAAATTATAAGAACAAATTCAATGATACAGCATCAACTTGTCACAAAGATGCAACATGTTAATGATACTCCATGTATTCTCACTTTAAATTGCTGTCGAAGAGGAAACTAAAGCTCACCCCATAAATGggaaaaaaatctaatatattatagcCTCCATTAGGACTTCCATCTAGTGCCAAAATAAGtagtcaaaagaaaatatatgattCTCAACAGTTCACAGAAATTACTAAACATGGAAGTGTAGTAGTACAGCCAATGACTTTCTTTTAGCAAATGGATACAAACCTGTAAACTTTGATTATCAGAATATTCATCTCTGTTAATTGTTCCATCACAGTAGGGTGCATGGGGTTCAGCTTCTTCAGCAGAGAATAGTGAGGAAGGATTTCCCCCACCAAGAGCTTGAGATACAATGGGCATCATCTGTTGAAACATCCTTGAAATGTCAATACCACCACCCTGCCCTCTTTCCATTCCAGCAAACATATTCCCCACATCCTGACTGCCAACCTGTTGGACAATTTGATTAACCGTGTTCATCATCTGTGGGCTCTGTGTGAACTGCTGCAACATATTCCTCAAGCCATCAGGTGAGTCAACTCCGGTTTGCTGAGAAACTCCTTCCAACAAACCATTCAAGGCAGGACTACGTAAAGCCTGAGACATTAAACCAGCCACATCAATTGGACGATCACTGGAGGGCAAGGACCGCTGGGATGGCCCATTAGCATTTCTTGAATTCAAACCAGATCCATGACTTGCAAGAGTTTGCAATATATGTTGACCATCTGTTCTGGTTTGCTGATTTTGATTGGCAGAAGAACTGGATGATCTATCATCAGCACCTTTACTTACAGGAGGTTGAAGTCTAGTTCTCCTCTGTTTTGGCATGCAAATTTGGGAAGGATAAGTCAAGAATATAGCTATTcaatgtgattaaaaaaatgaagatcaGAGATATAGAATTCCTAATTCCATGACAACCAAGGGTCTGTGCTAATGCACAAATGTGTTAATGTTCACAATACATTGCTGACAATGGattaaaatactattttgtCCCCAGAAAGATTTAGGGTCAGTCACATTAGtcattaaaagatgaaaatcaactTTTCATCCCTTTAAGttgaaaaggtttggccaaTTTAGTACTTTTTCACATCAATTTAACCCTGAAAAGGACTAAATTGATCAACATTTTCAGGGACTAATGTGACTGTCCTCAAATCTTTCAGGGGCTAAACCGGTATATGCGCTAATAATGTGCCTGAAAGATTtgctttttctttacttttgctTTTTCTTTACAATATGTTGCTGCCTCCAAATGGCTTGTTTTCCACCATCGAAATACATGGTCATAACTTCatatattacaatttacaagtAAATCAATATTGCCATTCCACACCCCTGGGagtaaaatatctaaaatataatcaaatgttTCCAGGCAAGCCCCCACACAAACAGTGGAGGGGGGATACTTTCACTTCCATCATGCGGATGATGCCAGGACAGATGCTTTATCTTCATAGTGTGGACAGCACGGTAAACATGTCCCTATCATGGCAAACTGTTGgtttgagagattttttttgttttcactttcaaatacaaaaatgtcaccttgtttttactttgtttcctgcttttaaaaatttatataacagTGAAAACAATAAAGTTGCTTTCATTGTTTTCTAATACAAATCTTTGACAACAAAACAAAACGAGAAcaaggtgacatttttgtaatcaaaaatgaaaatggataacattttctcaaaccaaatggcccctaaaatttttgttaatttatatatagCATCCCCACACATTAAATTTAATACAGCCTTacatttgtttcaaaattaGCTTGTCAAATGAATGTTTTAAAATTGCTGCATATTAACATCCCATTATGCAAGCATAATGAAAAAATTCAGTTTTAAGCAGCAGCATGGCTAAGCAACATCAACAGGTTAATGCCTGCCAAAGGAATGGGTATATGGGATGCAAAGCAAAAAGCCAAAGGGACGCATCAAACTATATATACTAACATCTAATGAGGCATCTGATCAAACCAGTCATAAAACAACCAAATTCTAAATCTAAATGATTTCAGTTTCTAActaatacaatatatatatatatatatatatatatatatatatatatatatgtatgtatatttcTCCAATTGCCAAGACACAAGCCTACGACGGCCTTACATGACACAATATCCAAATCCTAAGCCCTATAAGGTACttgtgttaattttaaaaagattttcaAATTGATTACTTCGTAGCAATACATATTGGATAATATAACATGATGACATAGATAAAATATAGAGGGATGGTAGAATCTGGTAGAATcagaaagaaataaacaaagagagagagagagagagtaaaagtttgtgaaattgtgaattctAATATTATTCCCAAATGGATTCAGTTACACTGTAGTTTATATAGACCTATGAGACTTGCAGAGCAACTAATACAAACTTGTAGAGCAAGCTTCTAATCAGTTAGTTGCCAGCTGTCAAAACCACACTCTAACTCACTTAACTGAGTACAATACTCACATAGGTGGTGCTGCAAAATCATGATAGAATATAACTTCAAAAGGCAAATATATGAATTTGAAGAGAATAAAAAGACTCATCCAGCAgccttttaaatgaaaaataccaTTCCAAGTTCCAAAATTATAGCAAACAAGTCTATTTGCATTGCATGACACATCAATTGGGAAATTCAGGCTTCTAATTCACAAAATCATAACCGTAAGCTTACCTTGCGCTCTAAACCACCCACACCCAATCCTAGCGGAGCAGCTTTGGCAGGTTCAGTTACATTTTGTCTTTCACTTACAGCCGGAACATCTTGTTCTTTTTCTGGTTTTACTATTGTTTCTCCACTAGAACAACTTCGTAAATCTTGGTTGGAAGAACTTGAAACAAATTTGTCAACCAAAACATCTCTCTCATCATTACTAGAGGTTTGGACTGCCTTAGTTTGGAGCTAGTAGTGATTGAGAGGTAGATATTAGTCAATTAAAAACTACGCATGTAGGAGACAGATGTATCACCAAGTATGTGCAAAAGCCATTACCTTTTGTACTTCACTTTCAGAAGTGCAGCCAACTGAGGAAGCACTAGTAGCCCCAAAACCATTCATGTCCATGGTATCTCGCTGTTCATTTACTGTAGCAGGTCTTGATTCAGATCCAGAAGGCAAGTCCCTGCTGTTTGATTCCATTTGACCTGAATGGATACAAAAAAGTGGTTTGAAATTACATGCTAATGTATCAAGACTACATATAATGAAACAATAAATTGGTAATTACCAGATGGAACTGTGTTATCTCCATGCATATTACCAACAACGTTTCTAAGGCGAGAATTGATTTCTGCTAAAACAGATGACAATGAAGCTGAATCAGAAGGTGGCTGTGAAGTAGGAATACCAAACCCAGTTTGTGTGCTACTAGAGATTCCAACACCAGGAGGGTGTGATGGGATAGTTGCTGCTATGACATTTCTAACAGGTAATACCCGTGTTGAACCTGAATCACCAGAGCCAGGCTCATTACGGTGTTCACTTCTTGTCCCCTCTCCATTATTTGCCCCAGAACCAATGGCTGAAACAATAGGTGCAAGAGAGGTACCTGGTATGAAGCAAAATTAATAGAAGTAGAATATTTCATGCGTTGAAGTACAATTAGTTTTGTTTACCAGCATGTATATGAATGTTTACGTTCCTAGGAGCATTTCCAATACCAATGGTGCCTAAAGTTGCAGGAGTTGAGGGGGGAACTGGACCACCAAAGAGGGAGCTTGTCTGTAATGGAAAAGGCTGAAAATAGCACAACTTCATCAGAACCAGAAATAGTAAATGTAAACTATGAACAATCCACACATATACATTACACTGTCATCCAATCATGGATTGCCATCTATGATAAGATTATTGACTTCtgtaataattacttttaagtCATATCTAGGGTGATTTTAAATTGGTTGACAGTGTTAAAAAACTCCATACTGACAGTGTATCtaaattaaacttattatatatgtgGTGTCCAACATAAAATTTACTTTCGAATATGAAGAGTTTACAGAAGTTATCAATTTCTTTCAATCTTCAACCCTTTATCAACAATCTATCATTAAACCATGCTAATCATGTATAATTTACAGTTTCCAGTTCTGAAATATCAACAATGTATAGTTTATTGAACGTCAAACAACTTGATTGAAAGTTTAAAACATCAGCTAACgcttaaataattaaacttggCATGAGGCATCACCATTAATGAAATCAGA
This region of Glycine soja cultivar W05 chromosome 17, ASM419377v2, whole genome shotgun sequence genomic DNA includes:
- the LOC114392261 gene encoding ubiquitin-like domain-containing protein CIP73 isoform X3, whose product is MAGQSSNEGSSTGNISAECSDSTVQLNIKTLDSRIYSFQVDKNMPVSLFKEKIANEIGVPVNQQRLIFRGKVLKDEHALSEYYVENGHTLHLVERQPNQSQASGTSSGESTGTSGNRGNDVGSGAPRNHVGQISHSVVLGTFNVGEQGEGIVHDLTRVIGHVLNSIGNGGQSTLSGPNATQTSSVHPWNETEGMHAGNQNSAGNQAPSGQTFHGPTVQSVSHVVQIPVAAGAIPIPSLNAPIPDSLNTLSEFMNRMEQTLTQNGYQSNLSSANPGDQQAELPSNAQGLPTLEALSTVLHSAERLLGGQAVAALSHIAGRLEREGTSADLRVRDQIQSESVQIGLAMQHLGALLLELGRTMLTLRMGQSSAESVVNTGPAVYISPSGPNPIMVQPFPLQTSSLFGGPVPPSTPATLGTIGIGNAPRNVNIHIHAAIGSGANNGEGTRSEHRNEPGSGDSGSTRVLPVRNVIAATIPSHPPGVGISSSTQTGFGIPTSQPPSDSASLSSVLAEINSRLRNVVGNMHGDNTVPSGQMESNSRDLPSGSESRPATVNEQRDTMDMNGFGATSASSVGCTSESEVQKLQTKAVQTSSNDERDVLVDKFVSSSSNQDLRSCSSGETIVKPEKEQDVPAVSERQNVTEPAKAAPLGLGVGGLERKRRTRLQPPVSKGADDRSSSSSANQNQQTRTDGQHILQTLASHGSGLNSRNANGPSQRSLPSSDRPIDVAGLMSQALRSPALNGLLEGVSQQTGVDSPDGLRNMLQQFTQSPQMMNTVNQIVQQVGSQDVGNMFAGMERGQGGGIDISRMFQQMMPIVSQALGGGNPSSLFSAEEAEPHAPYCDGTINRDEYSDNQSLQLDLQPLAERIEHLGPSTDIFRAVAENAVQLSGSGSTSNDLLDELCSNESLAREYVDMLRCDVSKLLKEHSETNNV